The Peribacillus sp. FSL E2-0218 genome contains a region encoding:
- the floA gene encoding flotillin-like protein FloA (flotillin-like protein involved in membrane lipid rafts): protein MNSYVITSGTVFIVLAVIAAIIVLSVFFTFVPVMLWISALAAGVKISIFTLVGMRLRRVIPSRVVNPLIKAHKAGINVSTNQLESHYLAGGNVDRVVNALIAAERANIVLPFERGAAIDLAGRDVLQAVQMSVNPKVIETPFISGVAMNGIEVKAKARITVRANIERLVGGAGEETIIARVGEGIVSTIGASKMHTDVLENPDLISRTVLSKGLDSGTAFEILSIDIAEVDIGKNIGAILQTDQAEADKKIAQAKAEERRAMAVALEQEMVARVQEMRAKVVQSEAEVPLAMADALKSGNLGVMDYMNIQNITADTDMRGSISKISENPKDNNNNNHNN, encoded by the coding sequence ATGAATTCTTACGTGATAACATCAGGAACAGTTTTTATTGTACTGGCAGTGATTGCTGCCATCATCGTATTATCGGTATTTTTCACATTCGTGCCAGTCATGCTCTGGATTTCCGCTTTGGCGGCAGGAGTCAAAATCAGTATATTTACATTGGTGGGGATGAGACTTCGCCGTGTTATACCAAGCAGGGTCGTCAATCCCCTCATCAAGGCACATAAGGCAGGAATCAATGTTTCGACGAATCAATTGGAGAGCCATTACCTGGCAGGAGGTAATGTAGATCGCGTCGTGAATGCATTGATCGCTGCGGAACGTGCCAATATCGTGCTGCCTTTCGAGCGTGGGGCTGCCATTGACCTTGCCGGTCGTGATGTACTGCAAGCGGTTCAAATGAGTGTTAACCCTAAAGTAATCGAAACGCCCTTCATCTCCGGTGTGGCGATGAACGGGATCGAAGTGAAAGCGAAGGCAAGGATCACGGTTCGTGCCAATATTGAACGTCTAGTCGGTGGTGCCGGTGAAGAAACGATCATTGCCCGAGTGGGTGAAGGGATCGTATCGACGATCGGTGCTTCGAAAATGCATACGGATGTCCTTGAAAATCCCGATCTGATTTCCAGAACGGTATTATCAAAGGGATTGGATTCGGGAACGGCATTTGAAATCCTTTCCATCGATATCGCTGAAGTGGATATCGGGAAAAACATCGGGGCCATCCTACAAACGGACCAAGCCGAAGCCGATAAGAAAATTGCCCAGGCCAAGGCCGAAGAGCGCCGTGCGATGGCTGTTGCCCTTGAACAGGAAATGGTTGCGCGCGTTCAGGAAATGCGTGCGAAGGTTGTCCAATCCGAAGCGGAAGTACCGCTGGCCATGGCCGATGCGCTTAAAAGCGGGAACCTTGGTGTGATGGATTATATGAACATCCAAAATATAACCGCTGATACGGATATGCGCGGTTCGATCAGCAAAATCTCCGAAAATCCAAAAGATAATAACAATAACAACCATAACAACTAG
- a CDS encoding GatB/YqeY domain-containing protein, which translates to MSLLERLNNDMKQAMKNKEKDKLSVIRMLKASIQNEALKLRQDLTDNEELTVLSRELKQRKDSLQEFENAGRSDLVDKVRTELVYVEAYMPEQLSEEEISDIVQQTIEEVNATSKADMGRVMGALMPKVKGKADGSLVNKLVLQHLS; encoded by the coding sequence ATGAGTCTTCTCGAGCGTTTAAATAATGATATGAAACAAGCGATGAAGAACAAGGAAAAGGACAAACTATCTGTTATTCGGATGCTGAAGGCTTCTATTCAAAACGAAGCTCTTAAGCTGAGACAAGATTTAACAGATAATGAAGAATTGACAGTGCTCTCTCGCGAATTAAAACAACGCAAAGACTCCCTCCAGGAGTTTGAAAACGCAGGTCGTTCCGATCTCGTGGATAAAGTCCGCACCGAACTAGTATACGTAGAGGCATATATGCCTGAGCAACTTTCAGAAGAAGAGATTTCTGACATCGTTCAACAGACGATCGAAGAAGTCAATGCAACATCCAAAGCAGATATGGGGAGAGTTATGGGAGCTTTAATGCCTAAAGTTAAAGGTAAAGCGGATGGTTCTCTAGTTAACAAATTAGTATTACAACATCTATCTTGA
- the yqfC gene encoding sporulation protein YqfC, with translation MARNWGKKMKQLMTKTMDLPQDVMMDLPRITMIGQLHIYIENHRGLLAFTDSEVRLMLKNGQLLIKGSSFVIKTILPEEIMLEGKIDKVYFINE, from the coding sequence ATGGCTCGCAATTGGGGAAAAAAAATGAAACAGCTTATGACCAAAACAATGGACCTTCCGCAAGATGTCATGATGGACCTGCCGCGAATTACGATGATCGGACAATTACATATTTACATTGAAAACCATCGTGGCTTATTGGCTTTTACGGACAGTGAAGTACGATTGATGTTAAAAAATGGTCAGCTGCTGATAAAGGGAAGCTCCTTTGTCATAAAGACGATCTTGCCTGAAGAAATCATGCTTGAAGGCAAGATCGACAAAGTTTATTTTATTAATGAATGA
- the yqfD gene encoding sporulation protein YqfD: MKNQWTNYYTGYVKVKAHGKGAERLINMLTRRGLHIWDVKRVGSEALIFHMDFRDIPKLRQVMRKSDCKVSFMQGRGFPFLVKRVMKNSGFLVGLIAFLLCIFVLSNMVWGIEVKDAKPATEHAIRKELDKMGVKIGKVQFFVDDVDTIQRKLSDRIGALTWVGVELKGTTYHFRVVEKRQPKEVEKTSPQNLVASKKAVIADMYVKKGQSIVNVNDYVGKGQLLVSGLIGKEDKQEIVSAQGVIKGKTWYNAEVKIPLKTKFSVLNGNETNKHYLKMGDFSLPVWGFKDPKYDKQEKETTVRPFHFLQWKLPISYKQVTLRSKEDIVRSYTREEAVKEGRKMAKAELKKHLDEEDEIIEEKILHESMENGKVKLSIHYQVIEDIAIGQPIIQGD, encoded by the coding sequence ATGAAAAACCAATGGACAAACTATTATACAGGCTATGTAAAAGTGAAGGCACATGGAAAAGGTGCAGAACGGCTTATCAATATGTTGACACGAAGGGGGCTTCATATCTGGGATGTGAAGCGCGTCGGTAGTGAGGCCCTGATTTTCCATATGGACTTCAGGGATATCCCGAAACTTCGGCAGGTCATGCGCAAAAGCGATTGCAAGGTATCGTTCATGCAGGGGAGGGGCTTTCCTTTCCTAGTGAAGAGAGTGATGAAAAACAGCGGGTTCCTGGTCGGTCTCATTGCGTTCCTGCTTTGCATTTTCGTGCTTTCCAATATGGTGTGGGGCATCGAGGTGAAAGATGCGAAGCCGGCAACCGAGCATGCCATCCGCAAAGAATTGGACAAGATGGGCGTGAAGATTGGCAAGGTGCAATTTTTCGTTGATGATGTGGATACCATCCAGCGTAAGCTTTCGGATCGGATCGGTGCATTGACGTGGGTTGGGGTCGAGCTCAAGGGAACGACGTACCATTTCCGTGTCGTTGAAAAACGGCAGCCGAAGGAAGTCGAGAAAACATCGCCGCAAAATTTGGTGGCCTCGAAAAAGGCGGTTATTGCTGATATGTATGTAAAAAAAGGGCAATCTATAGTAAATGTGAATGATTATGTCGGAAAGGGACAGCTTCTCGTTTCAGGTTTGATTGGCAAAGAAGATAAGCAGGAAATCGTATCGGCACAGGGAGTGATCAAAGGGAAGACCTGGTACAATGCGGAGGTGAAAATTCCATTGAAAACTAAATTTTCTGTTTTGAACGGAAATGAAACGAATAAGCACTATTTAAAAATGGGCGACTTTTCCCTGCCTGTATGGGGATTCAAGGATCCGAAATATGACAAACAGGAAAAGGAAACGACGGTCAGGCCTTTTCACTTCCTGCAATGGAAACTGCCGATCTCCTATAAACAGGTAACCTTAAGAAGCAAGGAGGATATCGTCCGGAGTTATACGAGGGAAGAGGCGGTGAAGGAAGGTAGGAAAATGGCTAAAGCCGAATTGAAAAAGCATTTGGATGAGGAAGATGAAATCATCGAAGAAAAAATTTTGCACGAAAGCATGGAGAATGGTAAAGTTAAATTGTCTATACATTACCAAGTTATTGAAGATATAGCGATTGGACAACCAATCATTCAAGGAGACTAA
- a CDS encoding nodulation protein NfeD, translating into MSSFGGLAASAQEKLVYHVPIEETVEKGLSAFLERALNTAEAADADLVIFEVNTPGGAVDAAGEIAKLLSDSPVKTVAYVNNRALSAGAYIALSADEIYMVPSATMGSAAVIDSAGNAASKKAQSYWLAAMKTAAEQNGRDPKFAQAMADEDINLPEYGAGKGKLLTFTAEQARKAGYSEGIVSGKAELYSKLGVEDAEIRTIEESFPEKLARFLTNPIVVPILLTIAGIGIVIELFSPGFGIPGVIGVSSLVLFFYGHLVAGITGYESLAMFIIGVILVLAEFFIPGGIIGLLGFTAIVGSLFLASDDPVHMTISLLIAVTVSILAFILLVKVFGKQMKFFRKMILTDATKTEQGYVSNPNRVDLLGVKGKALTDLRPSGTALINDERVDVVTEGSFISRGSSLTIVKVEGSRVVVREIPDAI; encoded by the coding sequence ATGTCATCGTTTGGGGGATTGGCGGCTTCTGCACAGGAGAAACTCGTTTACCATGTTCCGATTGAAGAAACGGTGGAAAAGGGACTTTCGGCTTTTTTGGAGCGCGCGCTGAACACCGCTGAAGCTGCTGATGCAGATCTTGTCATTTTCGAGGTGAATACCCCTGGCGGTGCTGTCGATGCAGCTGGGGAAATTGCCAAGCTACTGTCGGATTCTCCGGTAAAAACCGTTGCCTATGTCAATAACAGGGCTTTATCTGCGGGTGCCTACATTGCCCTTAGTGCAGATGAAATCTACATGGTCCCAAGTGCTACGATGGGATCGGCGGCCGTGATTGATTCGGCGGGGAATGCTGCAAGCAAGAAGGCGCAGTCCTATTGGCTGGCTGCGATGAAGACGGCAGCGGAACAAAACGGACGGGATCCGAAGTTCGCCCAGGCGATGGCGGATGAAGACATCAACCTTCCCGAATACGGAGCAGGAAAAGGAAAACTGCTCACATTTACAGCTGAACAGGCTAGAAAGGCTGGATATAGTGAGGGGATCGTTTCGGGAAAGGCGGAGCTATACAGCAAACTTGGGGTCGAGGATGCCGAGATCCGAACGATCGAAGAAAGCTTTCCTGAAAAACTTGCCCGTTTCTTGACCAATCCGATTGTCGTTCCGATATTATTGACGATTGCGGGCATCGGGATTGTGATTGAATTGTTTTCGCCTGGCTTTGGCATTCCGGGAGTCATTGGAGTTTCCAGCCTTGTATTGTTCTTTTATGGTCATCTTGTCGCAGGCATCACCGGCTATGAATCGTTGGCGATGTTCATCATCGGGGTCATCCTCGTGCTGGCGGAATTTTTCATCCCAGGGGGAATTATCGGACTGCTTGGATTTACGGCGATCGTGGGGAGTTTGTTCCTCGCTTCGGATGATCCGGTTCATATGACGATATCCCTGCTTATTGCGGTTACCGTATCGATTTTGGCATTCATCCTACTTGTAAAGGTGTTTGGAAAACAAATGAAATTTTTCAGAAAAATGATTTTAACCGATGCAACAAAGACGGAGCAAGGGTATGTTAGCAATCCGAATCGAGTCGATTTATTAGGTGTAAAAGGGAAGGCCCTAACCGATTTACGGCCTTCGGGAACTGCTTTGATCAATGATGAGAGAGTGGATGTCGTGACCGAGGGAAGCTTCATTTCCAGAGGATCGTCTCTCACCATCGTGAAGGTTGAAGGATCTAGGGTAGTCGTCCGGGAAATTCCGGATGCGATTTAA
- the rpsU gene encoding 30S ribosomal protein S21, producing the protein MSKTVVRKNESLEDALRRFKRTVSKAGSLQEARKREFYEKPSVKRKKKSEAARKRKF; encoded by the coding sequence ATGTCTAAAACCGTCGTTCGTAAAAACGAATCGCTTGAAGATGCTCTTCGTCGTTTCAAACGTACTGTATCTAAAGCAGGATCGCTTCAGGAAGCTAGGAAGCGTGAATTTTATGAAAAGCCAAGCGTAAAACGTAAGAAAAAGTCTGAAGCTGCAAGAAAACGTAAATTCTAA